A single Aquificaceae bacterium DNA region contains:
- a CDS encoding folate-binding protein: MRWIRLKRGKIKVYGKQGKLLPKGMAEEHTAFLHNLLSNDIRGMKENTLTYNLWLRQNGFPIGEFYVYKLADHYLLDTPLDVSHVIEEFNRLKLSMRVYFEALDIEHIFLFGEGVREFIREHFGVELGDFEVKSLDNMLLTRNPIRLREEGYEIIGQVSELPLDTKDMLSEEEYEDIRIQRLIPKLGKELREGFSPLEACILKEAISLTKGCYVGQEAIARVYYRGRPARALALLEGEGLREGEKIRTENKDIGIITSVSPRSSLALGYLLRAKVEEQKDFETSEGKRVRVLKLCEDSKG, translated from the coding sequence ATGCGTTGGATAAGACTAAAAAGAGGCAAGATAAAAGTTTATGGCAAACAGGGAAAACTTCTCCCAAAGGGCATGGCAGAGGAACATACCGCCTTTCTGCATAATCTTTTAAGCAACGATATAAGAGGTATGAAGGAAAACACACTTACCTACAACCTTTGGCTAAGACAAAACGGTTTTCCCATAGGAGAGTTTTATGTATACAAGCTCGCAGACCACTACCTTCTTGATACGCCTTTGGACGTTAGCCATGTGATTGAGGAGTTTAACCGTCTTAAACTTTCTATGAGGGTCTACTTTGAAGCCCTTGATATAGAGCATATTTTCCTATTTGGAGAGGGTGTAAGGGAGTTTATAAGAGAGCATTTTGGTGTGGAGCTTGGAGATTTTGAGGTGAAATCTCTTGACAACATGCTTTTAACCCGCAATCCTATAAGACTAAGGGAGGAGGGTTATGAGATAATAGGTCAAGTTTCTGAACTTCCATTGGATACGAAGGATATGCTATCTGAGGAGGAATACGAAGACATACGCATCCAAAGGCTTATTCCAAAACTTGGAAAGGAACTAAGGGAAGGTTTTTCTCCTCTGGAAGCCTGTATTTTAAAGGAAGCCATTAGCCTCACAAAAGGCTGTTATGTGGGTCAAGAAGCCATAGCAAGGGTCTATTATAGAGGAAGACCTGCGAGGGCTTTGGCACTCCTTGAAGGAGAAGGTCTAAGGGAAGGAGAAAAGATAAGAACAGAGAACAAAGATATAGGAATTATAACTTCTGTAAGTCCGAGAAGTAGTCTTGCTCTCGGATACCTTTTGAGAGCAAAGGTAGAAGAGCAAAAAGACTTTGAGACAAGCGAAGGTAAGAGGGTAAGAGTTTTAAAACTTTGCGAAGATTCTAAAGGGTAG
- a CDS encoding DNA adenine methylase: protein MKIFTKKTKPKPFVKWAGGKRQIVNLLVAYMPKNYGTYIEPFVGGGALFFQIQPRKAIIGDINQELINAYLVIKDHVEDLIEDLKTHKNTPEYYYRIRAIDPKSLDPIKRASRFIYLNKTCYNGLYRENSKGEFNVPFGRYKNPKIVDEENLKAVSEFLRSCDLEVLCGDFEETCKKAKAGDFVYFDPPYYSTFSNYTKENFTEKDHIRLRDLFVELDKKGVYLMLTNSNTDFIKNLYKGYRIEVVNTARFINCKGDMRGKGEYELIITNY from the coding sequence ATGAAAATTTTTACAAAGAAGACAAAACCCAAACCCTTTGTAAAATGGGCGGGTGGGAAAAGGCAAATAGTAAACTTGCTGGTAGCTTATATGCCAAAAAACTATGGAACTTACATAGAGCCTTTTGTAGGAGGTGGTGCTCTGTTTTTCCAAATTCAGCCACGAAAGGCTATAATTGGAGATATAAATCAAGAGCTAATAAACGCATATCTTGTGATAAAAGACCATGTGGAAGACCTCATAGAAGACCTAAAGACACACAAAAACACTCCAGAATATTACTACAGGATAAGAGCCATAGACCCCAAAAGCCTTGACCCCATTAAAAGAGCAAGTAGGTTTATTTACCTTAACAAAACTTGCTACAATGGACTATACAGAGAAAACTCTAAGGGAGAGTTCAATGTGCCTTTTGGAAGATACAAAAATCCCAAAATAGTGGATGAAGAAAACCTCAAAGCGGTTTCTGAATTTTTAAGGTCATGCGATTTAGAGGTGTTGTGTGGAGATTTTGAAGAAACATGCAAAAAAGCAAAAGCGGGAGACTTTGTCTACTTTGACCCTCCCTACTACTCTACATTTTCAAACTACACAAAGGAAAATTTCACAGAAAAAGACCATATAAGGCTTAGAGACTTGTTTGTAGAATTGGACAAAAAAGGAGTTTATCTAATGCTGACAAACTCCAATACTGACTTTATAAAAAACCTATATAAGGGCTACAGAATTGAAGTTGTAAACACAGCAAGGTTCATAAACTGCAAGGGAGATATGCGTGGAAAGGGAGAGTATGAGTTAATTATTACCAACTATTGA
- a CDS encoding nucleotidyltransferase domain-containing protein, with amino-acid sequence MRLTEEEKRALKKALEGFEGEVYLFGSRLREDLKGGDIDILLIPKNPENPVELALRVQTKFLLECDQSIDVLVYRDTEFYREVLKNAKRISLEEL; translated from the coding sequence ATGCGTTTGACGGAGGAAGAAAAAAGAGCCCTTAAGAAGGCTTTGGAAGGCTTTGAAGGGGAGGTTTATCTATTTGGTTCAAGGCTGAGAGAAGACCTAAAGGGTGGAGATATAGATATTTTGCTAATTCCGAAAAACCCTGAAAACCCAGTGGAGCTTGCACTAAGGGTTCAAACCAAGTTTCTTTTGGAATGCGACCAGAGTATTGATGTGTTGGTATACAGAGACACGGAGTTTTATAGAGAGGTTTTGAAGAATGCAAAAAGAATTTCTCTTGAAGAGCTTTGA